A window of the Diabrotica undecimpunctata isolate CICGRU chromosome 1, icDiaUnde3, whole genome shotgun sequence genome harbors these coding sequences:
- the LOC140443900 gene encoding uncharacterized protein isoform X2: MEVKQEVMENTCKIEIDNNELDDALLNTFQTEIKEERGIDNKLDYLNYKKYPLKLEIKDNEDMVCVLQENESSFHSSYEGNSTSQHTQEKTLNQNMKVVTGQRSYKCDICSKQFTTASHLKTHLRVHTGEKPYKCEICFKQFYQKCHLESHLIVHTGEKPFKCKICFKQFARRGSLSEHTKVHTGEKHYQCEICFKHFSHTGTMNRHMMLHTREKPYKCEICLKRFNQVSTLETHSRVHTGEKPYKCGICFKQFSQKGNLVSHLIVHTGEKPYKCEICFKRFNQVSTLKTHSRIHIGEKT; encoded by the exons atggaagtaaaacaagaagTGATGGAAAATACGTGTAAAATAGAAATAGATAATAATGAATTAGATGATGCTCTTCTAAATACCTTTCAAACTGAAATTAAGGAGGAACGGGGGATTGATAATAAACTTGATTATTTAAACTATAAGAAATATCCATTAAagttagaaataaaagacaatgAAGATATGGTTTGTGTCCTTCAAGAAAATGAAA GTTCATTCCATTCATCTTATGAAGGAAATTCTACGAGTCAACACACTCAAGAAAAAACATTAAATCAAAATATGAAAGTTGTGACTGGACAAAGATCTTACAAGTGCGATATTTGTTCTAAGCAGTTTACTACAGCAAgtcatttgaaaacacatttgagagtacatactggggaaaaaccttacaagtgtgagatttgttttaagcagttttatCAGAAATGTCATTTGGAAAGTCATTTGatagtgcacactggggaaaaaccctTCAAGTGTaagatttgttttaagcaatttgctCGAAGAGGTAGTCTGAGTGAACATACGAAGGTTCACACTGGAGAGAAACattaccagtgtgaaatttgttttaagcacttTTCTCATACAGGTACTATGAACAGACATATGATGTTACACACgagagaaaaaccttacaagtgtgagatTTGTTTAAAGCGATTTAATCAAGTGAGTACTTTGGAAACACATTcgagagtacacactggagaaaaaccttacaagtgtggaATTTGCTTCAAGCAGTTTTCCCAGAAAGGTAATTTGGTAAGTCATTTGAtagtgcatactggagaaaaaccctaCAAATGTGAGATTTGTTTTAAGCGATTTAATCAAGTAAGTACTTTGA
- the LOC140443900 gene encoding uncharacterized protein isoform X1, which translates to MEVKQEVMENTCKIEIDNNELDDALLNTFQTEIKEERGIDNKLDYLNYKKYPLKLEIKDNEDMVCVLQENESFKYEDRPHENNELKNHVITNQLNQCTTDGRKVESVEKSFACQICFKKYAVKISLRRHMIEHTRETSIIHKTHSKQFVQTKHKVYMNIHSSEKHFTCEICNRQFVTNGNLKHHMAVHTGEKPFRCEICTKKFSRSSNLKVHLRIHTGEKPFGCEICTKQFVTQGTLKRHMVVHTGEKPYRCEICTKEFSKSSNLKVHLRIHTGEKPFGCEICTKQFAAQRLLKSHMVVHTGEKPFRCEICTKRFGRHDDLKRHILVLHTGEKPFGCEICTKQFSRSSELKIHLRIHTGEKPFACKICTKQFGRHDDLKNHILVMHSGEKPFRCEICAKEFSKSSNLKIHLRIHTGEKPFACKICIKQFGRYDDLKSHILVVHTREKPFRCEICTKEFSKSSNLKIHFKIHTGEKPFRCDICTKQFSRRSSLKVHFRIHTGEKPFACKICTKQFGRHDYLKRHILVVHTGETPF; encoded by the exons atggaagtaaaacaagaagTGATGGAAAATACGTGTAAAATAGAAATAGATAATAATGAATTAGATGATGCTCTTCTAAATACCTTTCAAACTGAAATTAAGGAGGAACGGGGGATTGATAATAAACTTGATTATTTAAACTATAAGAAATATCCATTAAagttagaaataaaagacaatgAAGATATGGTTTGTGTCCTTCAAGAAAATGAAA GTTTCAAATATGAAGATAGACCTCATGAAAACAACGAATTAAAAAATCATGTTATAACTAACCAATTGAACCAATGTACCACTGACGGTAGGAAAGTTGAAAGTGTTGAAAAATCTTTTGCGtgtcaaatttgttttaaaaagtatGCAGTTAAGATAAGTTTAAGAAGACATATGATAGAGCATACTAGAGAAACATCTATCATACATAAAACCCACTCGAAACAATTTGTACAAACTAAACACAAAGTTTATATGAATATACACTCTTCTGAAAAACATTTTACATGTGAAATTTGCAATAGACAATTTGTTACAAATGGTAATCTTAAACATCATATGgcagtgcatactggtgaaaaaccatttcgatgtgaaatttgcaccaaaaagTTTTCACGAAGttctaatttaaaagttcatttgagaattcacactggagaaaaaccatttgGATGTGAAATATGCACAAAGCAGTTTGTAACACAAGGTACGTTAAAAAGACATATGGtggtgcatactggtgaaaaaccatatCGATGTGAAATATGCACAAAAGAGTTTTCAAAAAGttctaatttaaaagttcatTTAAgaattcacactggagaaaaaccatttgGATGTGAAATATGCACAAAACAGTTTGCGGCACAACGTCTGCTAAAAAGCCATATGGtggtgcatactggagaaaaaccatttaGATGTGAAATATGCACAAAACGTTTTGGAAGACATGATGACTTAAAAAGACATATACTGGTgttgcatactggtgaaaaaccatttggatGTGAAATTTGTACCAAACAGTTTTCGCGAAGTTCTgaattgaaaatacatttgagaatccatactggagaaaaaccatttgCGTGTAAAATATGCACAAAACAATTTGGAAGACATGATGACTTAAAAAACCATATTCTGGTGATGCATAGTGGCGAAAAACCATTTCGATGTGAAATATGCGCCAAAGAGTTTTCAAAAAGttctaatttaaaaatacatttgagaattcatactggagaaaaaccatttgCATGTAAAATATGCATAAAACAGTTTGGAAGATATGATGACCTAAAAAGTCATATTCTAGTGGTGCATACTCGTGAAAAACCATTTCGATGTGAAATATGCACCAAAGAGTTTTCAAAAAGttctaatttaaaaatacattttaaaattcatactggggaaaaaccatTTAGATGTGACATTTGTACCAAACAGTTTTCGCGAAGGTCGTCCTTGAAAGTACATTTTAgaattcacactggagaaaaaccatttgCGTGTAAAATATGCACAAAACAGTTTGGAAGACATGATTATTTAAAAAGACATATACTGGTGGTACATACTGGTGAAACACCATTTTGA